One segment of Clostridium botulinum DNA contains the following:
- a CDS encoding sucrose-specific PTS transporter subunit IIBC: MKEQVVANEILKNIGGKENIKSIEHCATRLRIILKDKEKIDEKAIENIDGVKGQFFAAGQYQVILGTGFVNKVYGQIVNESDNLANTSAKEDAYSEMTMLQKISRTFGDVFVPIIPVLVATGLFMGLRGLLQNLGVEMNENFLLFTQVLTDTAFAFLPALVAWSTMKKFGGTPVIGMVIGLMLVAPQLPNAYGVAAGTESPIYLSMLGVSIPVVGYQGSVLPALVLGIIAAKTQKALKKVIPDVLDLIVTPFITLLVSMILGLLVVGPLMHTMELWVFGAIKGFMSLPFGLGGLVVGGVHQIIVVTGIHHAFSALEVELLATTGTNAFNAMITCGIVAQGAAAVAVALKTKDKKKRSLYISSAIPAFLGITEPAIFGINLRFIKPFVFGCIGGAAGGMLAGILKLAGTGMGVTALPGTLLYMNSLPQYLLINGVAIAVAFCLTYFLFKAEE; encoded by the coding sequence ATGAAAGAGCAAGTTGTAGCAAATGAAATATTAAAAAATATTGGCGGAAAAGAAAATATAAAATCTATAGAGCATTGTGCTACTAGACTTAGAATTATACTAAAAGATAAAGAAAAAATTGATGAAAAAGCAATTGAAAATATAGATGGAGTTAAAGGTCAATTTTTTGCAGCAGGTCAATATCAAGTTATTTTAGGGACTGGATTCGTTAACAAGGTATATGGACAAATAGTTAATGAATCAGATAATTTAGCTAATACTAGTGCAAAAGAAGATGCATATAGTGAAATGACGATGTTACAAAAGATTTCAAGAACTTTTGGAGATGTATTTGTTCCAATAATTCCAGTGTTAGTAGCAACGGGATTATTCATGGGATTAAGAGGTTTACTTCAAAATTTAGGTGTTGAAATGAATGAAAATTTCCTTCTTTTCACACAAGTTTTAACAGATACAGCATTTGCATTTTTACCAGCATTAGTTGCATGGTCAACAATGAAGAAATTTGGTGGAACACCAGTTATAGGTATGGTAATAGGTCTTATGCTTGTGGCACCTCAACTGCCTAATGCTTATGGGGTGGCGGCAGGAACAGAAAGTCCAATATATTTATCAATGCTTGGAGTATCAATACCTGTTGTAGGATATCAAGGATCTGTATTACCAGCATTAGTTTTAGGAATTATAGCAGCTAAAACTCAAAAAGCACTTAAAAAAGTTATACCAGATGTACTTGATTTAATAGTTACTCCTTTTATAACATTATTAGTTTCAATGATACTTGGATTATTAGTTGTTGGACCATTAATGCATACAATGGAACTTTGGGTATTTGGAGCAATTAAAGGATTTATGTCTCTTCCATTTGGCTTAGGGGGATTAGTAGTAGGTGGAGTTCACCAAATCATAGTAGTAACTGGGATACATCATGCATTTAGTGCTTTAGAGGTTGAACTTTTAGCAACAACAGGAACTAATGCATTCAATGCAATGATTACTTGTGGAATAGTAGCTCAAGGTGCAGCAGCAGTTGCAGTTGCATTAAAAACAAAAGATAAGAAAAAACGTTCATTATATATTTCATCAGCTATTCCAGCATTCTTAGGAATAACTGAACCAGCTATATTTGGAATAAACTTAAGATTCATAAAACCATTTGTATTTGGATGTATAGGTGGAGCAGCAGGTGGTATGCTTGCAGGAATACTTAAATTAGCAGGAACAGGAATGGGAGTTACAGCACTTCCAGGTACATTATTATATATGAATAGTTTACCTCAATATTTATTAATAAATGGTGTGGCAATTGCTGTTGCATTCTGTTTAACATATTTCTTATTTAAAGCAGAAGAATAA
- a CDS encoding Spo0E family sporulation regulatory protein-aspartic acid phosphatase — protein sequence MKTLCSNCNIKKRIEEYKEKLDDSIERRCENLLDDEVVILSQFLDNFVYKCVSCNKNIQHLSKLNLKNVFGTHTTFYYYGEQHLLINLYFYINEGIKNNELIYVSMEEELYNKLLDFLKVNKVPTENVKFRAVK from the coding sequence ATGAAAACTTTATGTAGTAATTGTAATATTAAAAAACGTATTGAAGAATACAAAGAAAAGTTAGATGATAGCATAGAGAGAAGATGTGAAAACTTATTAGATGATGAAGTAGTTATCTTAAGTCAATTTCTTGATAACTTTGTATATAAATGTGTGTCTTGCAATAAAAATATACAGCATTTATCTAAATTAAACTTAAAAAATGTATTTGGAACCCATACAACATTTTATTATTATGGGGAGCAACATCTATTAATAAACCTGTATTTTTATATAAATGAAGGAATAAAAAACAATGAGCTTATATACGTTTCTATGGAAGAAGAACTTTATAATAAGTTATTAGACTTTCTTAAAGTTAATAAAGTTCCTACTGAAAATGTTAAATTTAGAGCTGTAAAATAA
- a CDS encoding tryptophan synthase subunit alpha codes for MEIICYLSNGYPTIEDSYRIAEEYVDAGCNMIEIDFPSRDPYLESEYIADRMAKSLEACDDYDKYMDSIVAVKKNLPNVKLLVLAYENTVEEIGVDKFINFCLENDFKDILLVGLRNEEIKNKIIENGLRVSCYVQYHLLPEEIEYAKKSNGFVYLQAKPNPGMINPKYPELSDCVEHLRECGIDRPIYCGVGVHAPEDVKMVKEAGGDAAFVGSTILKLQTDIPAMKDMIRKFKEQC; via the coding sequence ATGGAAATAATTTGTTACTTATCAAACGGATACCCAACAATAGAAGATAGTTATAGAATTGCTGAAGAATATGTAGATGCAGGTTGTAATATGATAGAAATTGATTTTCCTTCAAGAGATCCATATTTAGAAAGTGAATATATAGCGGATAGAATGGCAAAATCATTAGAAGCATGTGATGATTATGATAAATATATGGATAGTATTGTAGCGGTGAAAAAGAATTTACCTAATGTTAAGTTACTAGTTTTAGCTTATGAAAATACTGTAGAAGAAATAGGCGTAGATAAATTTATAAACTTCTGTTTAGAAAATGATTTTAAAGATATTCTTTTAGTAGGTTTAAGAAATGAAGAAATAAAAAATAAAATTATAGAAAATGGGTTAAGAGTTTCATGTTATGTACAATATCACTTATTACCAGAAGAAATTGAATATGCAAAAAAATCAAATGGATTTGTATACTTACAAGCAAAACCAAATCCAGGAATGATAAATCCTAAATATCCTGAATTAAGTGATTGTGTAGAACATTTAAGAGAATGTGGTATAGATCGTCCAATATACTGTGGTGTAGGAGTACACGCACCAGAAGATGTTAAGATGGTAAAAGAAGCTGGTGGAGATGCAGCTTTTGTTGGAAGTACTATTTTAAAATTACAAACAGATATACCCGCTATGAAAGATATGATTCGTAAATTTAAAGAACAATGTTAA
- a CDS encoding MEDS domain-containing protein, with the protein MSGHKKGGFNGLVETATNILGNIGIEKYNGLRWIGQPSFAIEGTSQKDFLDMEADLNKFIKNMNAALLCVYDAYDYINKGKVINEKVIKESLQTHSFILNNYVS; encoded by the coding sequence ATTTCTGGTCATAAAAAAGGTGGATTTAATGGTTTAGTAGAAACAGCAACAAACATTTTAGGAAATATCGGCATTGAAAAATATAATGGACTAAGATGGATTGGTCAGCCAAGCTTTGCTATTGAAGGTACTTCACAGAAGGATTTTCTAGATATGGAAGCAGATTTAAATAAATTTATAAAAAATATGAATGCAGCTCTTCTTTGTGTATATGATGCTTATGATTATATTAATAAAGGTAAAGTTATTAATGAAAAAGTCATAAAAGAATCATTACAAACTCATTCATTTATTTTAAATAATTATGTTTCATGA